The Comamonas testosteroni genome contains the following window.
CCTGCTCATCATCTTCAGCGCGCTGTTTGCTCCCAGTGTCTCGCTGCTGCTGATTCTGCTGAGCCTGTTCGGCTGGATGGGGCTGGCCGACTATGTGCGCGCCGAGTTCCTGCGCAATCGCCAGCTCGACTATGTGAAATCCGCCCAGGCCCTGGGTGCCAGCAATCGCTCCATCATCTTTCGCCACATCCTGCCCAACAGCATGACGCCGGTGATCACCTTTCTGCCGTTTCGCATGAGCGGGGCCATCCTGGCACTGACCTCGCTCGATTTCCTGGGCCTGGGCGTTCCCCCGGGCACGCCCAGCCTGGGCGAGCTGCTGAGCCAGGGCAAGAACAATATCGATGCCTGGTGGATTTCCCTGTCCACCTTTGGCGTGCTGGTCGTCACGCTGCTGCTGCTGACCTTCATGGGGGACGCCCTGCGCGATGCGCTGGACCCGCGCAAGCAGGCGCGCACGCATGCAGCAAAGCGCGCGGGAGGCAAGCCATGAGCCAGGAGAAATACGGGATGGAGAGCCGCAGCCGGCTGCTGAGCGTACACGATCTGAGCGTGTCTTTTGCGGGCAAGCCCGTGGTGCAGGGCGTGAGCTTCGAGCTTGCAGCTGGTGAAAAGCTGGCGCTGGTGGGGGAGTCCGGCTCGGGCAAGTCGGTCACTGCGCTGTCGCTGCTGCGCTTGGTGGGAGACGCCCAACTGGGTGGCCGAGCCCTGCTGGACGGGCGCGATCTGCTGCAGCTTTCGGAGCGCGAGATGCAGGGCATACGCGGCGGCGATATCGCCATGATCTTCCAGGAGCCGATGACGGCGCTGAACCCGCTGATGACCGTCGGCGCGCAGGTGGCAGAGGTGCTGCAGCTCAAGCAGGCACTGAGCCGTGCCCAGGCCCAGACGCAGGCGGTGGAGCTGCTGGCCACCACCGGCATCCCCGAACCGGGGCGCAGGGCGCAGAGCTTTCCGCACCAGCTCAGCGGTGGCCAGCGTCAGCGCGCCATGATTGCCATGGCTCTGGCCAGCCGTCCCCGGTTGCTGCTGGCCGACGAGCCGACAACGGCGCTGGATGTGACGCTGCGTGGCCAGATCCTGGATTTGCTGGCCGATCTGCAGCGGCAGACCGGCATGGCCGTGCTGATGATCACGCATGACCTGAACCTGGTGCGCCGCTTCGCCGACCGTGTGGCGGTCATGGAAAAAGGCCGCCTTGTGGAGCAGGGCGCTGTGGCCGAGCTGATGCGAAACCCGCAGCACGCCTATACCCGCAAGCTGCTGGCCAGCAGGCCGGTGCGCAATGTGGCCGATGGGCCCGTGCCGGCCGGTGAGGCTGCCGTGGTGCAGACCCAGGCCTTGCAGGTGAGCTATGCCACGCCCTTGCCCGGCATTCGTGGCTGGTTCAAAAAGGGGGCGTTCGTTGCGGTCAAGGGCGCGGATATGCTGCTGCGGCCCGGTCGTACCCTGGGTGTGATCGGCGAATCGGGTTCCGGTAAATCCACGCTGGCCCAAGCCGTGCTGGGGCTGTTGCCTGCGGCCGGGGAGCTGCAGGTGGCCGGCAGGCAATGGCAGCAGCCGGCAATCCGCAACAGCGCCGCCAATCTGGCGCTGCGGCGCAAGATCCAGGTGGTGTTTCAGGATCCGTTCTCCTCGCTCTCTCCGCGCATGACGGTGGAGGAGATCGTTGGCGAAGGCCTGCAGATCCATGCCCCTGAGCTCGCTGCCGCGCTGCGGCGCGAGCGCGTACTCAAGATGCTCGAAGAGGTGGGCTTGACCGAGGCCCAGTTTCCCGGCCTGCTGCAGCGCTATCCGCATGAATTCTCGGGCGGGCAGCGGCAGCGCCTGGCGATTTCGCGCGCGCTCATCATGGAGCCCGAGGTCCTGGTGCTGGATGAGCCCACGAGTGCACTCGACGTCACCATTCAGCAGCAGGTGCTGGCCCTGCTGCAGCGGCTGCAGAAGGAGCGTGGCCTGGCCTATCTGCTCATCACCCATGATGTGGATGTGATTCGCGCCATGGCCCATGAGGTGCTGGTCATGAAGGATGGGCAGATCGTTGAGCAGGGCGGCGTGCAGGCGGTGCTGACGGCGCCGCGGCAGGCCTATACGCGCCAGCTGGTCGAGGCCGCCGGGGTCGTTGCCGAGTCGCCGGCGGTCTGAATTGATAGCGAGCAGCGCTTTCCCTTCAACGGCTTGAGGCTTTGAATGCCCGCAATTGCTGTCGATTCGCTGATGCGCGAGGCGGGCATTCGCTGAAAAACACTGAATCCGCACTCGAAAGTTCGTATTTATTTGGCGCGAATTCTCTGGCTGTGGCCTAATTGATCCTTTTCAACCTCCCAATTGAGAATTCGACATGGGCAATAAGATCGTTACCGAAGCAGACCGCAAGGCCACTCCCCGTCCCCAGGCACCCAATGGCGTGACCCTGCCCACTCCCGGCCGTGGCCAGCGCGTGAGCCTGGAGCGTGGTTCGCACACTCGCAGCAAGAAGCAGCCCGGCAAGCGCCACGGCTAATTCCTGCAGCAGGCTGCGCCCCGGTGCGGCCCGCAAAAAAGCCCTCGTCACTTCGGTGCGAGGGCTTTTTGCTTTTCACGGCTTCAGAGCGTTGGTTTGCTTATCCCTGCAGATTTTTCAGCTTGCGGCGCAGCTGCTGCACTTCCTCGATGAGGTCGGTGGTCAGGGCGGCGAGCTGGGGGTCGGCGTCGAAGCTGTGTTCCAGCTGGGCAATGCGGCGCGCACGCACCAGCGTCTGGCTGCTGAAGCGCCATTGCTCATGGCTGATCTCGCGGATCTGGCCGGCGTTGTCGTAGCTGATGACGCCTGTCTGCACATGCTCGATGACCCATTGCGGGCTGGTGCAGCAATGGCGGGCCAGCTCGTGCAGATCGAGAGCGGCCTGCTCCAGCAGCTCGGCAGGTTCGTAGAAAGGGTAGTGGGAGGTGCTCATGGGAAAACCTTTCAACTCAGGCTGCGGGCATCGAACTGCGGGAAGGCCTTGGCAAAGTCGGCATAAGCCTGCTTTTGCGCGGGTGTCGCGGCGGGCGGGAAGACCACATCCAGCACCAGATACAGATCACCCGGCGTGGCGGCGGGCAGGCCCTTGCCC
Protein-coding sequences here:
- a CDS encoding chaperone modulator CbpM; translation: MSTSHYPFYEPAELLEQAALDLHELARHCCTSPQWVIEHVQTGVISYDNAGQIREISHEQWRFSSQTLVRARRIAQLEHSFDADPQLAALTTDLIEEVQQLRRKLKNLQG
- a CDS encoding ABC transporter ATP-binding protein; translation: MSQEKYGMESRSRLLSVHDLSVSFAGKPVVQGVSFELAAGEKLALVGESGSGKSVTALSLLRLVGDAQLGGRALLDGRDLLQLSEREMQGIRGGDIAMIFQEPMTALNPLMTVGAQVAEVLQLKQALSRAQAQTQAVELLATTGIPEPGRRAQSFPHQLSGGQRQRAMIAMALASRPRLLLADEPTTALDVTLRGQILDLLADLQRQTGMAVLMITHDLNLVRRFADRVAVMEKGRLVEQGAVAELMRNPQHAYTRKLLASRPVRNVADGPVPAGEAAVVQTQALQVSYATPLPGIRGWFKKGAFVAVKGADMLLRPGRTLGVIGESGSGKSTLAQAVLGLLPAAGELQVAGRQWQQPAIRNSAANLALRRKIQVVFQDPFSSLSPRMTVEEIVGEGLQIHAPELAAALRRERVLKMLEEVGLTEAQFPGLLQRYPHEFSGGQRQRLAISRALIMEPEVLVLDEPTSALDVTIQQQVLALLQRLQKERGLAYLLITHDVDVIRAMAHEVLVMKDGQIVEQGGVQAVLTAPRQAYTRQLVEAAGVVAESPAV